From a single Fusobacterium ulcerans ATCC 49185 genomic region:
- a CDS encoding YitT family protein has translation MNKKITDYIIVYIGCIIQAFSIVCILKPNNLVTGGITGLSLTIGKVINMNYTYIYYGICILILIGAKIILGIKEVKKIILLSTTYPLILILVNNIKFNFLQDTSDKILICIYYGIFMGIGTGLVLKKGFSQGSSDTVAKILHKKLLSFMGISQVLLCIDITILIISGFVFGKKAVLYAIIMQMIYSKTISVVLFGFGSSLVKVVVISDQLEKISDFMKNTINRGYSIGYVYGGYNHVKREKIISVCSLREAMLIKDFITKIDENAFINIVPTISAWGKEDGLQSLKES, from the coding sequence ATGAATAAAAAAATAACAGATTATATCATTGTATATATAGGTTGCATAATTCAAGCATTTTCAATTGTTTGTATTTTAAAACCTAATAATCTAGTCACTGGAGGAATAACAGGGTTATCTCTTACTATTGGAAAAGTAATAAATATGAATTATACATATATTTATTATGGAATTTGTATTTTAATATTAATAGGTGCAAAAATAATATTAGGGATCAAAGAAGTAAAAAAAATAATATTATTATCTACAACATATCCATTGATACTTATATTGGTGAATAATATAAAATTTAATTTTTTACAGGATACCTCTGACAAGATATTGATATGTATCTATTATGGTATATTTATGGGAATAGGAACAGGACTGGTTCTGAAAAAAGGATTTTCTCAAGGAAGTTCTGATACTGTAGCAAAAATCCTCCACAAAAAACTGCTTTCCTTTATGGGAATCAGTCAGGTCCTACTCTGTATAGATATAACTATTCTTATAATATCAGGATTTGTTTTTGGAAAAAAAGCTGTCCTCTATGCGATTATTATGCAAATGATATACAGTAAAACCATAAGTGTAGTACTATTTGGATTCGGTTCTTCATTGGTAAAAGTAGTCGTAATAAGCGACCAGCTGGAAAAAATATCTGATTTTATGAAGAATACAATAAATAGAGGATATAGTATAGGTTATGTCTATGGAGGATATAATCATGTTAAAAGAGAAAAAATAATATCTGTATGTTCATTGAGAGAGGCTATGCTTATAAAAGATTTTATAACAAAGATAGATGAAAATGCTTTTATAAATATTGTTCCAACAATATCAGCATGGGGAAAAGAAGATGGACTGCAAAGTCTTAAGGAAAGTTAA
- a CDS encoding alanine/glycine:cation symporter family protein yields MNGIEIMLERISEIIWGNYLIVTLIGVGIFFTIITKGIQIKGFPLAMKELIKSLKGKNEIKGEGTLSAVQALCTALSSCVGNGNIVGVATAIASGGPGAVFWMWAAGIVGMATKYAEIVLGIIYREKSDDGTYVGGPMYYLSKGLGWKKIAVLFSIFMFLQISGGALIQSNAVAIVIKDMFGIKPVFSGLMMAGIITIVVIGGVRRLGKVAERIIPVMTIMYFVGGLVIIISNFNHISYAIISIITSAFNTQAVGGGVLGYTIKEAMRFGVARGLYSNEAGEGSAPVLHSAAITDHPARQGLYGILEVFIDTVVICSLTAFIVLTSGVVEMEISPAVYVITAFGTIHYMFRYLIGASMVLFAFSTILSQWYFGNVTLTYIFNSKVASYFKYVFVCLAVIGSLSSLKIVWLIQDIVLGLMIIPNLIGLVLLNKKVKDATEDFMSMINRGEIKKYVGK; encoded by the coding sequence ATGAATGGAATTGAAATAATGCTGGAAAGGATATCAGAAATTATATGGGGAAACTATCTTATAGTCACTCTTATAGGAGTGGGAATCTTTTTTACTATTATAACAAAAGGGATACAGATAAAAGGATTTCCATTGGCTATGAAAGAACTCATAAAGTCTTTAAAAGGAAAGAATGAAATAAAGGGAGAGGGAACATTATCAGCAGTTCAGGCTCTGTGTACAGCATTGAGCAGCTGTGTTGGAAATGGAAATATAGTTGGGGTGGCTACTGCCATAGCCAGTGGAGGGCCAGGAGCAGTATTCTGGATGTGGGCAGCTGGAATAGTTGGAATGGCAACAAAGTATGCTGAGATAGTATTAGGTATAATCTATAGAGAAAAATCTGATGATGGAACTTATGTGGGAGGGCCCATGTATTATTTGTCAAAAGGATTGGGATGGAAAAAAATAGCTGTTCTTTTTTCTATATTTATGTTTCTTCAAATAAGTGGAGGAGCACTTATACAATCTAATGCAGTAGCAATAGTAATAAAAGATATGTTTGGAATAAAACCTGTATTTTCTGGACTTATGATGGCAGGAATAATTACAATAGTTGTTATTGGTGGTGTAAGAAGACTTGGAAAAGTAGCAGAAAGAATAATTCCTGTTATGACTATTATGTATTTTGTAGGGGGATTAGTAATAATAATTTCTAACTTTAATCATATAAGTTATGCTATAATAAGTATAATAACTTCTGCCTTTAATACACAAGCAGTAGGGGGAGGAGTTTTAGGCTATACAATAAAAGAAGCAATGAGGTTTGGAGTAGCAAGAGGATTGTATTCCAATGAAGCTGGAGAAGGAAGTGCACCAGTGCTTCACTCTGCTGCTATTACAGATCATCCAGCAAGACAGGGACTTTATGGGATACTTGAGGTCTTTATTGATACTGTTGTCATCTGTTCACTGACAGCCTTTATTGTTTTAACTTCAGGAGTAGTAGAAATGGAAATATCACCAGCAGTTTATGTCATTACAGCTTTTGGAACTATACATTATATGTTTAGATATCTTATAGGGGCAAGTATGGTATTGTTTGCATTTTCTACTATATTATCTCAATGGTATTTTGGAAATGTGACATTGACTTATATTTTTAATTCCAAAGTAGCATCATATTTTAAATATGTATTTGTATGTCTTGCAGTAATAGGTTCTCTGAGCAGTTTAAAAATAGTGTGGCTTATACAAGATATAGTTCTGGGGTTGATGATAATCCCAAATCTTATAGGACTTGTTCTTTTAAATAAAAAAGTTAAAGATGCAACTGAAGATTTTATGAGTATGATAAATAGAGGGGAGATAAAAAAATATGTTGGCAAGTGA
- a CDS encoding DeoR/GlpR family DNA-binding transcription regulator, with the protein MLASDRQDRILELLERDGSVKTSNLVNIMDVSLETIRRDLDFLEKQGYLQKVYGGAILKNKEGKNLTYSLRESKNTEEKREVAVLALKYINEGDTIALNGSTTNIEIARLIKDKYSSLTVVTNSLLIANELADTKGINLILAAGIYNKTEFAFLGEITEQFLHNFSVDKSFICVGGISLKRGVTDFLIEEVLVERKMAEIAEEVFILADSTKIENNSLIKICGIENLDLIITDSKLDENILKKYLENGIKIINK; encoded by the coding sequence ATGTTGGCAAGTGATAGACAGGATAGAATATTAGAATTGTTAGAGCGAGATGGAAGTGTAAAAACTTCTAATCTTGTTAATATTATGGATGTTTCTCTTGAAACAATTCGTAGAGATTTGGATTTTTTAGAAAAACAGGGATATCTTCAAAAAGTATATGGAGGGGCTATTCTTAAAAATAAAGAGGGAAAAAATCTTACTTATTCTTTAAGAGAATCAAAAAATACAGAAGAAAAAAGAGAAGTTGCTGTTTTAGCCTTAAAGTATATAAATGAAGGAGATACAATAGCTCTCAATGGAAGTACAACAAATATAGAAATAGCAAGACTGATAAAGGATAAATATTCTTCTTTGACAGTTGTTACCAATTCTCTCCTCATAGCAAATGAACTAGCAGACACAAAGGGAATAAATCTTATTTTGGCAGCTGGAATATATAATAAAACTGAGTTTGCATTTTTAGGAGAGATAACAGAACAATTTCTTCATAACTTTTCTGTTGATAAATCTTTCATATGTGTAGGAGGAATATCTCTAAAAAGAGGGGTAACAGATTTTCTTATTGAAGAGGTACTTGTAGAAAGAAAGATGGCAGAAATAGCTGAAGAAGTATTTATTTTGGCAGATTCAACAAAGATAGAAAATAACTCACTCATAAAAATATGTGGTATAGAAAATTTAGATTTGATAATAACAGATTCAAAGCTGGATGAAAATATTTTAAAAAAGTATCTTGAAAATGGAATTAAGATTATAAATAAATAG
- a CDS encoding copper homeostasis protein CutC — translation MIKEVCVESFSEALAAEKRGADRIELCDNLYLGGTTPSYGTIKMAATKLTIPAFPIIRPRGGDFCYSREEIEIMKEDIKICKSLGIKGVVLGVLTADNKVDFETLKELVDLASPMEVTFHKAVDELENPVEVIDRFVEIGVKRILSSGTKETALEGKDILNAMIKKADNRIIILIAGKVTSDNFEEVAAAIPASEYHGKKIM, via the coding sequence ATGATAAAAGAAGTATGTGTAGAATCATTTTCAGAAGCTCTTGCAGCTGAAAAAAGAGGAGCTGACAGAATAGAATTATGTGATAATCTTTACCTTGGTGGAACTACTCCATCTTATGGTACTATTAAAATGGCTGCTACAAAACTTACTATTCCTGCTTTCCCTATAATCAGACCAAGAGGAGGGGATTTCTGTTATTCAAGAGAAGAAATAGAAATAATGAAAGAGGATATAAAAATATGTAAATCATTAGGGATAAAAGGAGTTGTTCTTGGAGTTCTTACTGCTGATAACAAAGTTGATTTTGAAACTTTAAAAGAACTTGTTGATCTTGCTTCTCCTATGGAAGTTACATTTCATAAGGCTGTAGATGAGTTGGAAAACCCTGTTGAAGTTATAGACAGATTTGTTGAAATTGGAGTAAAAAGAATCCTTTCTTCTGGAACTAAAGAAACTGCACTTGAAGGAAAAGATATTCTTAATGCCATGATAAAAAAGGCTGATAACAGAATTATCATACTGATAGCAGGAAAAGTTACAAGTGATAATTTTGAAGAAGTTGCTGCTGCTATACCAGCTTCTGAATATCATGGTAAAAAAATAATGTAA
- a CDS encoding acetamidase/formamidase family protein — MICISKDYVTDILKWDNKAAAHCKDGEIVVFETRDCYDNCITSSERPMGDRKDGLSNPVTGALYVDGAEKGDILKVEIRDIKLRPWGVMRSSNVGGVFYEKYDKREAVIYSIRDNKILFDDVLELDVDSMIGVIGTAPEGEEGIPTITPGKHGGNMDCKKITAGSIIYLPVNVDGGLLSMGDIHALMGDGEVFICGLETAGEITVKVSVLKNTKLPVPFLYSGEKVMTIQSAETLDKAGDMAAKEMFEFVKDASGQSDLKTGMLMSLLSDMAVCQVVDPLLTMRVEFPLPVLEKYGYKLP; from the coding sequence ATGATATGTATAAGTAAAGATTATGTAACAGACATACTTAAATGGGATAATAAAGCAGCAGCTCATTGTAAAGATGGAGAGATAGTAGTATTTGAAACAAGAGATTGTTATGATAATTGTATAACAAGCTCAGAAAGACCGATGGGTGATAGAAAAGATGGACTTTCTAATCCAGTAACAGGGGCATTGTATGTAGATGGAGCTGAAAAAGGAGATATATTAAAAGTTGAGATAAGAGATATAAAGCTTCGTCCTTGGGGAGTAATGCGTTCTTCAAATGTTGGAGGAGTTTTTTATGAGAAATATGATAAAAGAGAAGCTGTAATATATTCTATCAGAGATAATAAAATATTGTTTGATGATGTTTTAGAATTAGATGTAGATTCTATGATAGGAGTTATTGGAACAGCTCCTGAAGGAGAAGAGGGGATTCCTACAATTACACCAGGAAAACATGGTGGAAACATGGACTGTAAGAAGATAACAGCAGGTTCTATAATTTATCTTCCTGTAAATGTAGATGGAGGACTTTTATCTATGGGGGATATTCATGCTCTTATGGGAGATGGAGAGGTTTTTATTTGTGGACTGGAAACAGCTGGAGAGATAACTGTTAAGGTAAGTGTATTAAAAAATACAAAACTTCCAGTACCATTTTTATATTCTGGAGAAAAGGTTATGACTATACAATCTGCTGAAACTTTAGATAAAGCTGGAGATATGGCAGCAAAAGAGATGTTTGAATTTGTAAAAGATGCTTCTGGGCAGAGTGATTTGAAAACAGGAATGCTAATGTCATTACTTTCTGATATGGCAGTATGTCAAGTAGTGGATCCTCTTCTTACAATGAGAGTTGAATTTCCTCTTCCAGTACTTGAAAAATATGGGTACAAACTTCCTTAA
- a CDS encoding VOC family protein: MNDELKIKMYSFTVDCIDPYKLAKFYADLLKWEIPFYDEDYACICPPKISQGAYPGITFQRNPEYVPPVWPEKPEAQQQMAHLDFAVNNLEEAVHYAVQCGATIAPEQFSDSWRVIAYVR, translated from the coding sequence ATGAATGATGAATTGAAAATCAAGATGTACTCATTTACAGTGGACTGTATAGATCCTTACAAATTAGCAAAATTTTATGCTGATTTACTCAAATGGGAAATACCCTTTTATGATGAAGATTATGCCTGTATATGTCCTCCAAAAATATCTCAAGGGGCATATCCTGGGATAACATTTCAGCGTAATCCTGAATATGTACCTCCTGTGTGGCCAGAAAAACCTGAGGCTCAGCAGCAAATGGCACATTTAGACTTTGCTGTTAATAATTTAGAGGAAGCAGTTCACTATGCAGTTCAGTGTGGAGCAACAATTGCACCTGAGCAGTTCTCTGATAGTTGGAGAGTTATTGCTTATGTCAGATGA
- a CDS encoding CGGC domain-containing protein → MENIRLIITIQCEIAKRRCSGFHCMNSFFTRTGVFKDYPKSEELRFLTFQCGGCHGKGINSLLGNVNKLIAKENLITKDEVAIHFASCVAFDNHHSDRCPFINAMKKIINKMGYENIVEGSYLSKTATRRREEGVYKDYTALNK, encoded by the coding sequence ATGGAAAATATAAGACTTATCATCACTATTCAATGTGAAATTGCCAAAAGAAGATGCAGTGGTTTTCATTGTATGAATTCATTTTTTACTAGAACAGGAGTGTTTAAAGATTACCCTAAAAGTGAAGAACTTAGATTTCTTACTTTTCAATGTGGAGGATGTCATGGAAAAGGTATCAACAGTCTTTTAGGAAATGTCAACAAACTAATTGCTAAAGAAAACCTTATCACTAAAGATGAAGTTGCTATACATTTTGCTTCATGTGTAGCCTTTGATAATCATCATTCTGACAGATGTCCATTTATCAATGCTATGAAGAAAATAATAAACAAGATGGGGTATGAAAATATTGTTGAAGGAAGCTATCTTTCTAAAACTGCTACAAGAAGAAGAGAAGAGGGAGTATACAAAGATTACACTGCTCTAAACAAATAA
- a CDS encoding YkoF family thiamine/hydroxymethylpyrimidine-binding protein produces MGLKDCLWCIGGASKGVAGGRFSLYPMADNFVDIILEGLEKTDTSKVWKQTDKLSTCVRGKSTHVFDVVKGLFVNAYKENVHMALEATFSKGCPGDTDADSFMEADDEKVNEKNIKDKKFNVVSKISFYPMGEEDYMEHIAKAVMTAKDKGVFAKSSHYVSILEGDVHDVFGVLEEIFQYGEANLSHYILQVTISVNSPTKD; encoded by the coding sequence ATGGGATTGAAAGATTGTTTATGGTGTATAGGTGGAGCAAGTAAAGGAGTAGCTGGAGGTAGATTTTCTCTTTATCCAATGGCTGATAATTTTGTAGATATTATTCTTGAAGGACTTGAAAAGACAGATACCTCAAAAGTATGGAAGCAAACTGATAAATTAAGCACATGTGTTAGAGGGAAAAGCACTCATGTATTTGATGTAGTTAAAGGTCTTTTTGTAAATGCCTATAAAGAAAATGTACATATGGCTCTTGAAGCTACTTTTTCTAAAGGATGCCCAGGGGATACTGATGCAGATTCATTTATGGAAGCAGATGATGAAAAAGTAAATGAAAAAAATATCAAAGATAAAAAATTTAATGTTGTAAGCAAAATATCTTTCTACCCTATGGGGGAAGAAGATTATATGGAGCATATAGCCAAAGCAGTAATGACAGCAAAAGACAAGGGAGTTTTTGCTAAAAGTTCTCACTATGTGTCTATCTTAGAGGGAGATGTTCATGATGTGTTTGGTGTACTGGAAGAGATATTCCAGTATGGAGAGGCAAATCTTTCACACTATATTTTACAGGTTACTATTTCAGTAAATAGTCCAACAAAAGACTAG
- a CDS encoding ECF transporter S component, whose protein sequence is MFNWKLKDVIMVSIFSVIFSFIYLGAVYFANFLATILAPFGLAPFAYEILFGVWFMASTFVPYIVQRSGVAVVSEVLSALIEVIMGNMFGPIVILSGIIQGMGPELVFAKNKYRNFTMMNMCLAAGAACVASFIWGFIRGGFVKYSPMMLVCMFIVRLISSVVFSGVICKIAADKLAETGALSGYTLGQQNDPEMED, encoded by the coding sequence ATGTTTAACTGGAAACTAAAAGATGTAATAATGGTATCAATTTTTTCTGTAATATTTTCATTTATATATTTAGGAGCTGTATATTTTGCCAATTTTCTTGCAACAATACTTGCCCCTTTTGGATTAGCTCCTTTTGCCTATGAGATACTTTTTGGTGTATGGTTTATGGCTTCTACTTTTGTGCCATATATTGTACAGAGATCAGGAGTAGCAGTTGTATCAGAAGTTCTTTCTGCTCTGATAGAAGTTATCATGGGAAATATGTTTGGACCAATAGTTATTCTTTCTGGAATAATTCAAGGAATGGGGCCAGAGCTTGTATTTGCTAAGAATAAATATAGAAACTTTACTATGATGAATATGTGCCTTGCAGCAGGAGCAGCTTGTGTAGCAAGTTTTATATGGGGATTTATAAGAGGAGGATTTGTAAAATATTCTCCAATGATGTTAGTATGTATGTTTATAGTAAGACTTATCAGTTCAGTTGTGTTTTCAGGTGTAATCTGTAAAATAGCTGCTGATAAACTAGCAGAAACAGGAGCATTGAGTGGATATACTCTTGGGCAGCAGAATGACCCTGAAATGGAAGATTAA
- a CDS encoding ABC transporter ATP-binding protein — MEEVLRCQDIVFKYRETSKENIMDGFTYSFNKGKVYLITGFSGCGKSTLANVITGLYPDSKGILSKGEVKLFEKEISEYPPEKRAEYIMMMFQNADTQFCMDIVRDEIIFCLENIAFPVEKMDEIIEAVLKKIGIEHLKYRKISSLSGGEKQKLSLACVLAVEPQIIVLDEPFANVDYESSQEIVNILKNINREKEVTIIAVDHRISLWKDIDYTLLHLGKGCSFVDKNIDKYLVDIIDEEEYKKNYLEKYEKFKDRVDSIEIEELKIVYEKNSLLEDINIKIKEGSITSIIGKSGAGKTSLLKAIAGISKISSGNIKILGTDIKKIREKIFINTIGIVFQNPQNQFITYKVIEEIMFTLKKRYPKENEKILLEKAENLLKEFELYKYRNFSPFSLSQGQQRKLAVLSMLGAGQKIILCDEPTYGQDNKTSIEIMEFLKRKADEDGITVVMVSHDRNLVFRYSDFIYETTSDKKIRRVEV; from the coding sequence ATGGAAGAAGTTTTAAGATGTCAGGATATTGTTTTTAAATATAGAGAAACATCAAAAGAAAATATAATGGATGGATTTACATACTCTTTTAATAAAGGGAAAGTATATCTAATAACAGGGTTTTCTGGATGTGGAAAAAGTACTCTAGCTAATGTTATTACAGGACTTTATCCAGATAGTAAAGGAATACTTTCCAAAGGAGAAGTAAAGCTTTTTGAAAAAGAAATATCTGAATATCCTCCTGAAAAAAGAGCAGAATATATTATGATGATGTTTCAAAATGCTGATACTCAGTTTTGTATGGATATAGTGAGAGATGAAATCATATTCTGTCTGGAAAATATTGCTTTTCCTGTAGAAAAAATGGATGAAATTATAGAAGCAGTACTAAAAAAGATTGGGATAGAGCATCTAAAGTATAGGAAAATATCTTCACTTTCAGGTGGAGAAAAACAAAAACTTTCACTGGCGTGTGTACTGGCAGTAGAGCCCCAAATTATAGTGCTGGATGAACCTTTTGCCAATGTGGATTATGAAAGCAGTCAGGAAATTGTAAATATATTGAAAAATATAAATAGAGAGAAAGAAGTGACTATAATAGCTGTAGATCACAGAATATCTCTTTGGAAAGATATAGATTACACTCTTCTCCATTTAGGAAAAGGGTGTAGTTTTGTTGATAAAAATATTGATAAATATCTTGTTGATATAATAGATGAAGAGGAATATAAAAAAAATTATCTGGAAAAATATGAGAAATTTAAAGATAGAGTAGATTCTATAGAGATAGAAGAATTAAAAATAGTATATGAAAAGAACTCTCTTCTGGAAGATATTAATATTAAGATAAAAGAGGGAAGCATTACTTCGATAATTGGAAAAAGTGGAGCTGGAAAAACTTCTCTTCTTAAAGCAATAGCAGGAATATCTAAAATATCATCTGGAAATATAAAAATACTTGGAACAGATATCAAAAAAATCAGAGAGAAGATATTTATAAACACCATAGGAATAGTTTTTCAAAATCCCCAAAATCAATTTATTACATATAAAGTGATAGAAGAGATAATGTTTACTCTGAAAAAAAGATATCCTAAAGAGAATGAAAAAATTCTTTTAGAGAAAGCAGAAAATTTATTGAAAGAATTTGAACTTTACAAATATAGAAATTTTTCTCCTTTTTCACTTAGCCAGGGTCAGCAGAGAAAACTTGCTGTTTTATCTATGTTGGGAGCTGGACAGAAAATAATCCTTTGTGATGAGCCTACTTATGGGCAGGATAATAAAACAAGTATTGAAATAATGGAATTTCTTAAAAGAAAAGCTGATGAAGATGGAATCACTGTGGTAATGGTATCTCATGACAGAAATCTTGTATTCAGGTATTCAGATTTTATCTATGAAACTACATCTGATAAAAAGATAAGGAGAGTGGAAGTATGA
- a CDS encoding energy-coupling factor transporter transmembrane component T family protein: MIKLNPGYKGLTIFLVSLLLSFEYNYYLNFSVFCICVMLMIINKISLKKILFAFLPVLLLAGGVFFTGMLYSNSGTAEDITNLTKTVVIIGNIENGLQLSIRILAYAGLGLLFVFTTDPRLFIISLMQQFHLPGNFAYGILAAYGFIPVIKQEYENMRYAYRARGVKRNIFMLPMLVTAVRSSESIAMAMESKGFNAKSKRTEYIKLKVTKWDYVVLIGSTGITLLAMLLF, encoded by the coding sequence ATGATAAAACTCAATCCAGGATATAAAGGACTCACGATATTTCTAGTTTCTCTGCTCCTTTCTTTTGAATATAATTACTATTTAAATTTTTCAGTATTCTGTATATGTGTTATGCTTATGATCATTAATAAAATTTCATTGAAAAAAATTCTATTTGCATTTCTCCCAGTACTTCTTCTGGCAGGGGGAGTATTTTTTACAGGAATGCTCTACAGCAATTCAGGAACTGCTGAGGATATAACCAACCTTACTAAGACAGTTGTGATTATAGGAAATATAGAAAATGGATTGCAGCTTTCAATAAGAATACTGGCTTATGCTGGGCTGGGACTTCTTTTTGTATTTACAACTGACCCAAGGCTTTTTATAATCAGCCTTATGCAGCAATTTCATCTTCCAGGAAATTTTGCCTATGGAATACTTGCAGCATATGGTTTCATTCCAGTGATAAAACAGGAATATGAGAATATGAGGTATGCCTACAGAGCCAGAGGAGTGAAAAGAAATATATTTATGCTTCCAATGCTTGTGACAGCTGTACGTTCTTCTGAGAGCATTGCAATGGCTATGGAATCAAAAGGATTTAATGCAAAAAGCAAGAGAACAGAATATATAAAATTAAAGGTTACAAAATGGGATTATGTAGTTTTGATAGGAAGTACAGGAATAACACTTCTTGCAATGCTTCTATTTTAA
- a CDS encoding MerR family transcriptional regulator: MKELFSIGEMAKLFNMRVGTLRYYDEIDILKPEKKDEETGYRYYSTKQFERLNTIKYLRALGMPLEKIESFFESKDVENLKNILEKQQKNTREKIRELQYIDKKIENRLKQLSDSLNTVYDKIEEKHILERKIILLRKEIPIGDDLEYSIRELERFNNLEPAMFLGKVGVSVSEYDLKHRSFKNFSSIFVFIEEGDNISGENISLKESDYLTIRFSGTHTESDRYYTKLLKYMEKRGYSLNGDSIEITLIDLGITNDISKFVTELQIPVKKS, encoded by the coding sequence ATGAAGGAGCTTTTTTCTATTGGAGAGATGGCAAAACTTTTTAATATGAGAGTTGGAACATTGAGATATTATGATGAAATAGATATTCTTAAACCTGAAAAAAAAGATGAAGAAACAGGATATAGATACTATTCCACTAAGCAGTTTGAAAGATTAAATACAATAAAATATCTTAGAGCTTTAGGAATGCCTCTTGAGAAAATAGAATCTTTTTTTGAAAGCAAGGATGTTGAAAATCTTAAAAATATTCTTGAAAAACAGCAAAAAAATACAAGAGAAAAAATAAGAGAACTTCAATATATAGATAAAAAAATAGAAAACAGATTAAAACAGCTTTCAGATTCATTGAATACAGTATATGATAAGATAGAGGAAAAACATATACTTGAAAGAAAAATAATACTTCTGAGAAAAGAAATCCCTATTGGGGATGACCTTGAATATTCCATCAGAGAACTGGAAAGATTTAACAATCTGGAACCTGCTATGTTTTTAGGAAAAGTAGGAGTATCAGTATCAGAATATGATTTAAAGCATAGAAGTTTTAAAAATTTTTCCAGTATTTTTGTCTTTATAGAAGAAGGAGATAATATAAGTGGAGAAAATATAAGTCTGAAAGAGAGCGACTATCTTACTATAAGATTTTCAGGAACCCATACTGAATCAGACAGGTATTATACAAAACTTTTGAAATATATGGAAAAAAGGGGATATAGCCTAAATGGAGATTCAATAGAGATAACTCTTATAGATTTAGGAATAACAAATGATATTTCAAAATTTGTCACAGAACTTCAAATACCAGTTAAAAAATCTTGA
- a CDS encoding DUF554 domain-containing protein → MIGTIVNTITIILGSLLGSLFKKGIKQEYQGAMLTAMGLAATALGANAVVSNMPKSTFPVLFIISLAIGSLTGTVINIDKRFQSLMGKYSKSGLGQGLSTAILFFCIGTLSILGPIEAALNKNYTYLFTNATLDFVTSMVLASTYGVGIAIAAAVLFCWQGSIYLFAGFLSAFLSPDLLTEISIIGGILIASSGISILGIKDCKTMNMLPSLLVPVIWFLIRSFF, encoded by the coding sequence ATGATAGGAACAATTGTCAATACAATTACAATTATACTAGGAAGTTTGCTAGGGAGTTTATTTAAAAAGGGAATAAAACAGGAGTATCAAGGAGCTATGCTTACAGCTATGGGGCTTGCAGCAACAGCACTTGGAGCTAATGCAGTAGTAAGTAATATGCCTAAAAGCACTTTTCCAGTTCTTTTTATTATCAGTTTAGCTATTGGAAGTCTTACAGGAACAGTTATAAATATAGATAAAAGATTTCAAAGTTTAATGGGAAAATATTCAAAATCAGGGTTAGGGCAAGGACTTTCTACAGCTATACTTTTTTTCTGTATAGGAACTCTTTCTATATTAGGACCAATAGAAGCAGCTTTGAATAAAAATTATACTTATCTTTTTACAAATGCTACTCTTGATTTTGTAACTTCGATGGTGCTTGCTTCTACTTATGGAGTAGGAATAGCTATTGCAGCAGCAGTTCTTTTTTGCTGGCAGGGTTCTATATACTTATTTGCTGGATTTCTTTCAGCATTTTTATCACCAGATCTTCTTACAGAGATATCTATTATTGGAGGAATACTTATAGCAAGTTCAGGAATATCTATATTGGGAATAAAAGATTGTAAAACTATGAATATGCTTCCTTCACTTCTTGTTCCAGTAATATGGTTTCTCATAAGATCTTTTTTTTAG